Sequence from the Candidatus Binataceae bacterium genome:
GTGACGATCGCGGCCGCGATCTGGTGGGAGTGGCGTCATGACGATCCGGTGGTCGAGTTGACCCTGCTCCGCGAGCGGAACTTTGCGATCGCCAACCTGTACTATTTTCTGTTTGCGTTCGGGCTATTCGGCAGCACGGTGCTGATTCCGGAGATGCTGCAGACGCTGTTCGGTTACACGGCGACCGACGCGGGCCTGGTCCTGGGTCCGGGCGCTGCGGTGATCACGCTTCTGGCGCCGTTCGTGGTCCGCATCGTGCCGCGTATCGGCGCACGGCGCCTTCTCGCCGCGAGCTTCACGATCGCGGCGCTTTCGTTTTTCTACTATGGCGGGATGACGACCGCGACCGACTATACGCACTTCGCGATGGCGCGATGCTTCCAGGGCTTCGGCTATGCGTTCATGTTCGTCCCGGTGAGCCAGCTGGCGTACTCGTATCTGCCGCGCAACAAGAACAACAAGGGTTCGAGCCTGACGAATCTCTGCCGCAACTGGGGCGGCAGCTTCGGGATCGCGTTCGTTACGACGATGCTGGAACGCCGGACGCAGTATCACCAGAGCGTGCTGGTGAGTAATCTGACTTCCGCCGACGGCACCGTCCGCGAGTTCGTGAGGACCTCGAGCCATTACCTGGTGACTCGGGGCGCCAGCACCCCGGACGCTATCCATCAGGCCTACGGACTCGCCGCCAGCATGATGACGCAGCAGGCGGCGATGCTCGCGTTCATGGATTGCTTTCGGTTGCTGGGAGTCATCGTACTGATGGGCCTGCCGCTCGCGTTCATCATCCGGCGCTTCCAAATAGGCGCGGCCGGCGGCGCCGCGCACTGAAAGCCGGGAGATCGAAAGTGTCAAATGTCACAGCGGAAGCGGGATCGTCCAGGAGCGGCGTGAGCCGCCGCCAAAGGCCGGCCCTGCGCCTCGAAACGCGGACCGCTGCTACCAGCCCATGAAGCGACTCAAGACGAAGGCGGCCACCAGCGCGATCCCGAATTCGAACTGCAACTGTCCCGAACGCGCCATCGCGCGATTGTGCGCCTCGGCGTCGGCCTCACCGGAAACCAGCTGCACCTGATCGATCGCTCGCGGCAGCGTCACGAACGCAATGAGCGCGAGAGGTGGAAGAACCCACCAGAGCACGCTCGCCAGCACGATCACGTACGCGAGCGTATCGCACGCGACGAGTTCGACCATCGCGGCCCTGCGGCCGATTATCGCGGCGAGCGTCCACTTTCCGTGCCTGCGATCGTTCTCGATGTCGCGCAGGTTGTTGACCTGCAACAGGCTCGAACAGAGCAGCCCCATCGAAATCCCGACCAGCGCCGAGGGCCATGAAAACTCGAGCGCCTGCACATAATAGGCGCCCATCACGTACCCGGGACCCATCAGCGCGAACACCATAAAATCGCCGAGCCCATGATAGGCGAGACTGAGCGGCTCGGCGGTGTAGAAATACGAACCGAGCGCGCCGATGAGCCCCAGGATCAGCACCGGCCATCCGCAGGCATAGACGAGCGTCAGGCCGAGCGCCGATCCCGCCGCGAAAGTCGCCAGGCCGGCGATATGAATCTGTCGTGGACTGAGCAAACCCTGCTGAATCACCAGGCCCGGCCCGAAAGCGTCGGGCGATTCCCAGTTGTTGACGTCGGTGCCTTTGATGAAATCGTAATAGTCGTTGATCAGATTGGCGGCGGCCTGCAGGAGCATCGCCGCCGCAGCGACCGCCAGATATTTAGCCGGCGAGAAGCCCGCGCCCGCGTAAAACGCAAGGAACGAGCCCACGGTCACGCTCATGAACGGCATCCCCAGCGTGAATGCGCGGCTCGCCTGCATCCAGATGCGAATTCGGCCCGGGCCAACGCGGCCCGGGGGGGCCATCACTCCAGCCTGATCCATCGGTCTCCACTCGCTACGGTAAAATTCGCTCGCTGTAACGCGTTCGATCC
This genomic interval carries:
- the menA gene encoding 1,4-dihydroxy-2-naphthoate octaprenyltransferase encodes the protein MDQAGVMAPPGRVGPGRIRIWMQASRAFTLGMPFMSVTVGSFLAFYAGAGFSPAKYLAVAAAAMLLQAAANLINDYYDFIKGTDVNNWESPDAFGPGLVIQQGLLSPRQIHIAGLATFAAGSALGLTLVYACGWPVLILGLIGALGSYFYTAEPLSLAYHGLGDFMVFALMGPGYVMGAYYVQALEFSWPSALVGISMGLLCSSLLQVNNLRDIENDRRHGKWTLAAIIGRRAAMVELVACDTLAYVIVLASVLWWVLPPLALIAFVTLPRAIDQVQLVSGEADAEAHNRAMARSGQLQFEFGIALVAAFVLSRFMGW
- a CDS encoding DHA2 family efflux MFS transporter permease subunit, yielding MAGPSMHPTAPAAATPVKAPAARLTHNPWAIALTVTMATFMELLDTSISNVSLPHIAGGLGTSYDESTWVLTSYLVANAIILPMSAWLSRVFGRKRYYMMCVALFTSTSLLCGVAPSLKMLIFFRVLQGIGGGGLAPVEQAILVDTFPKEKLGGAFALYSMAIVTAPAIGPPLGGWITDSFSWRWVFFINVPIGLLSLVLSSRLVHDPAEFIEERKAAKRGGRLRIDYVGIALIALGFACLEVVLDRGERDDWLESSFIAAFLAIAVVTIAAAIWWEWRHDDPVVELTLLRERNFAIANLYYFLFAFGLFGSTVLIPEMLQTLFGYTATDAGLVLGPGAAVITLLAPFVVRIVPRIGARRLLAASFTIAALSFFYYGGMTTATDYTHFAMARCFQGFGYAFMFVPVSQLAYSYLPRNKNNKGSSLTNLCRNWGGSFGIAFVTTMLERRTQYHQSVLVSNLTSADGTVREFVRTSSHYLVTRGASTPDAIHQAYGLAASMMTQQAAMLAFMDCFRLLGVIVLMGLPLAFIIRRFQIGAAGGAAH